The segment CCCAGTGGATGTTTAGGCCAATGCATACAAAGATAATCATTACTCAAAAACAGCTCTAGCAGAAACCCTACAACATAAGCAACTCTCCCCACAGCAGGCTTTACATGCCATTAAGAATATTTGATGGTACAGATAACTTGACTGATAAATCAGAATAAATTAGTTCTTTGTTTGCATTATTACAGATAGGCATTTTCCCCACAAGTAAAGCTCTCTTAGCTCAGTTTGTGACACCTAAGGCCTCTAGTTTTGAAGTTTCTCAAATTAAATTATAACTTTGACAGGATAGAAACCAGAATCTCAAAACAAACTTATGGCTCTTGtttattagatttttaaattagcATCCCTTGAGTGAATGTGGAGTTTTCTTTGTGAGCTAACACCCAGTGAATAACAAAGCATGACATCCCCTCAGCAAACACTCAGAGATGACTGAATTATTGATTAAATACCATTCTCTCCAAAACACTACCACCAAAAGACTGTGGCAATAGGAAGAAGACATCCCCAACCATTTCCCATGACACAGAGGACCAGCAGGTAGTACAAGCACATGAAGTGTTGTATCTCAAGACAAGGAAGGTCTGTGGTATGTGGGGTGAGAACAGAACACTGCATTCTCCTCAGTCTAAGAGGCTGCTGCTTTCAACTGGCATAGAGAAATGCAGTGGGAAGAGGAAGTCACGCTCTTGACACTGGTATGAGGAGAAACAAAGGGTGCAAGAGTAAGTAATATTCTATACAGATATGAAGAAAAACTGCCGTCCCACAATACAGACTCTGAAAAGAGGATGTGGTACCTCCATCCTTAGAGGTGATCAAGGTACTGCTGAACAAGAACAAACCCTGACTTAGCTAGACTCAGGAGCGTACTGGTGAAGCtacacctcgagtgctgtgtccagctctggcccctcagtttgggaaggacgttgagacgcTGGAGCACGTCcagaggaggctggagaggggctgggaaaacaaaccctgtgaggaTCCACTgagggtgctcagcctggagaaaaggagactcagggtgaccttatcactctctacaactcctgAAAGGTGACTGTGCTCAGGTGgtgttggtctctttctccaggcagcactgacagaaccagaggacacagcctcgagctgtgccaagggaaatttaggttggaggttaggaaaaagttttttacgGAAAGACTGATAAAGTTCTGGAACGgcctgcccggggaggtggtggagtcaccattcctgaaTGTGTTTAACTGtatgtggcactgggtgccagggtttagttgaggttTTGGGGCTGAGTTAGACTCAATGACCTtgaaggtttcttccaacccagtgattctgtgaagacACACAACTTGCACAAGTCCTTCTGAACTGACATTAGTATGATTCTGTCAAGTGCACCTGTGGCACCACATTTCCTAATCACATTTCCTGTGCTCAAAGGACCTCTCCACTGAGAAGAAGCCCTGGTGTGACTGCACCCACCTGCTGACATTGCCATAGTGGTCCCAGCTACCATGCCCATGGTGACCCCATTCCCTCGGGGCGGCGGGATCGGAGCAGGGTACACGGTTGCTGGCATTCCATTGGGCTGCACGACTGTGGTGTGGTGGATTACATGGGGTGGTGCTGCATACAAAGGCTGTGTGTAGTAAGTGCCTTGCTGTTGGAGAAAAAACAGTATGTGAAGTAATTACAGTGTATCTGCTGAGGAAGATAAATGATAGCTTCTTTCACAAATGtatcataaaataaaagtattacTCTAAACGTAGTGAACTTACGGATCAGAAGCTGAAACATTTACTGTAACTATTAAAATTGCGTTTCACTCGCAATTTAACATTTTATCCCTTTTTAAGGCATTCGGGATAACATGTGAAGTAGGGACCTTAGTAGCTCAACAATAAGGGCTCATGCATCATTCATTCCCTTCCTTTTGATCCCCTTCATATATTAATCCATGACAGAACTTCTCATTATTTCATAACTTGTTATTCAGTTGCTTTTAGTAAAATAATCCAATGTTTTTGGCAAATCCAAGTACACTAAGCAGACCGAATAAAACTTGTTACATGCCTATTAATCCTCTTCAGCTACTGCTTACATGCCAGGAGACTTCCCACTACGCAAAGGAGGACAACTTTTCCCTAAAATATCATATTTACTGAAGTGTCTTAATTCTATCCTTTGTAATAATTTTCAACAGCTTCCCTAGCATGAGACTTGGTAAATCTGTGAAATTACAACAGAAACTTCGTAATAAAAATTATGACAATttttgacaaaacaaaaaatcaggaTACTGGTAGTTACAGGATGCAGCACGTTTTAATAACTGCTGAATTTAGTGTCTCTTCAAAGAGTGAACACATTACCAGGAAGTGTTGAGTAACTGTCACGCAAGAGAGGACATAAAATTGAGCACAAACTAAATCACTGTATTAAGAATTCCTACTGCATGCAGCTAAAAATTCTCTCAGTGCACAAAGAAGTGAATGAGATGAAAAGTTAAGAGTTCACCAAGGTATTAGAGGGACCACAGAGGTGCCCACAGAGGCATTTTGTGGCTCTGCCCACGCACCTGTGCATATGGGTTCTGCTGGGGGTAGGCACTTCGGACTGGGTACACAGCAGTCTGGTAGGGGTTGGGTGAGGACGAGTAGGGCGGCACTGCCCCACTGGTGGGTGAACAGGACACTTTGTACGGGGTGCCTGGCGTGTAACCTGGAGCAAAAGGAAGTCTGCATTAAAACACTCAGCAGCACGCTGCTTCCCAAAGTCAGGTGCAATGATTTTCATATTCCCCAACTCCATAAGCTTCATGTGAGTACTTGGTAAGTTAGTCCCAATATCCAAGCACAAGGTCTATCATTTACCTCATACTGGCAACAGCCTGGAAATAGTATTTGGCTGTGTCAAATAAGCCTGAAAAGGTAACTGTATActtgcataatttatttttcaagtctATGGATATGGGACAAAAAGCACATCTTCATAATAACATATTAAATACTAGGATGTGGCATATTATCCAGCACCCCTACACAGGGGGACTTGGCACATGTGTCAGTCAATTCTCCACACACCCCCAAATCATACTGGCAAAACACAGTAGCAGTCAACTAATTTGCTGTAGTGGATGATACAGGACAAAAATTTCAAAAGCCAGAATCATCTAAAGACCTCATGATGGATTTTCAGGGAACAGAGACAAAATCTGCAACCTCTACTTCAACTTacctttatttctgtttgttttctggcaTTTTCTGAACTGgctaaaataaacataaaatgcTGTACctttaaaacacaaacactGCGAAGTTCAGTGCAACTGCAAATTCGACTTGGAAGGCACTTTAAGATCCTTAAATCTTCTTTTTGAGTATTATATATGTAGACATATCCTTAAACATCACTTAAGAATTGTTTTTATACTACAGTAAGACTTCAGGTGCTATCAGAAAGTGGTCGGCATTCCTCTTACAAGGCCCCCAAAATCAGCCTGCCTTTGTAAATGTTTGGAACTGTGGGATTTTTAGAGGGATAACTGGCAACTGCTGGTTCATACTGCCCAAAGACAGCTTTTCCATAATTTCTCCAGCCCTCATCAGATACGATCTCAGGGTCAGAAAAAGGGCTTGAAGAGGTATGGAGGAGATTATGATATATTGATATCAATCTAtaatgtttatatatattttttctataatATATATGATGTTTCTGCATGCTACACTCCCAAGATCGTTCTATGGCCAGAGTGGCAATATGAAcacctgagcagcagcatccaagAGCAGCAACATTCAGGGTAGCAAACAACAGGCATGACCAAGTCTGAAGAAAGCATCAAGGCCcttgcctgtgctgctgtgaaaagATCTTGGATCTCATGCAGGTCTACTGCACTGGGAGACACAACATCCACAGGTATAATTTGTAGTTAGTTGGAATTGAATAAACTAGTACCAGGGCAGTGTAAGAAAGAACAGACACTTGgtaattatagaaaaaaaaagagactatCAGAGTAGAGATTagactgattttaaaaactgtctggAATGGGCTGACTTCAATACAGAGAACAGATCTGAAGTTGTATAGCAGAGAGGATTTGTTGCATTTGTGCTGTCAAAAATCAGTCTGTACAAACAGCATGATGACACATGACCTTCATTCTTCTTGAAGAAGTCTGGGCTTCTTTGCAATTTCATGACACCCTTCAAACTAAAAGTCATTTAGCTAAAAACTAAATAGgtttactgtttcttttttatagaatttttacctttaaaaaagCTGTACCACAGCACTTACTCTGAACTCTTGCTCTTAGAGACCCTAAGTAGTTCACAGATCCAGCATGCTGAGGAAGTAATTTCTATTAGTATGGAGAGCTATTTGTGGTGAAAACCCCAGCTACAAAATGCTGAACATGAAGAATCACTACAAGTATGTCCTCAGTGAAGCCCACTTTCATTCTAAAACCCACTGATGCAGCTGCACAGACAATTTCTCCTTCATTCTTGCAAAGTGGTACATCTGCACAAGAGGTATTTTGCCattccattaatttctttttctctgtaatatGGAGCAAAGACCTTAACAGTAAATGACAGGATAAGTCAAAACCACAGCCATTTAAGGCAGTACCTGTAAAAAAGCACCCTTTTGTAATAGCAGTGGCACAGCACATTCAAATACTCCTGTGTGATATGAATTTACAAAATCTTTGATTCTACAAACAAGCTGTTACAtccaaaagattaaaaaatatataaaaatatcccAGCTGTTAGGACAAAGTACTCCAAGTTGTTATCTGCCTGAATTAGAGGTCTGTACATTTTGAACTTTTCTTCACAGCTTGAAGAGCAGCTAAAAATTAAAGCTATTCTTagttctgaaataaaagtgTACTTCCTATTCAACAGCAATAAAGACTAACAgtacaagtttttaaaaaattaatgacaTTCAATGACTGTATATGATTTTTATGCATCTTTATTGCTTCTTCTTAGAAGTGAAAAGGTTCTTCCTTTGACTTTGCTATATAGCATGAGATATATTCCAAGATGAATCAGTGCAAACTAATATTACAACATGATTAAGTCTAACAGGTCAAGAATCTTTGCCAGAATTCCCATGATTTGTTAAATTGATTCCATGCAGCTTAtcctcagcctcctgcagcaggatttgCAAACTGTAACCTGCACTAAGACTGGAGCTATCTTCAGTTACCTGCTCCTAGGATGAAAGCCTACAGctcctcctcagcacagctgcaggatATATGCAGGGCAGCACAGAAGGCAGTGAAACTGAAGGGCCTGACAGCCATAAAGCCAATAATAAAAGCCCACATGGGGCTGTGCCACCTAAACTAAGAGCTCTACCCTGATGGGAACTGCTCTCCCTTGAACATGGCTCCCGGGGTAAGTTCCGGAGCAATCCAGTGCAGATGCAAGCTGGCATCCCCAGATATGATACTGGCACAGTGGCAATACCCAGCCACGAGagcgattttttttttttttttttagtttctggaACCTCTAACATTAATCTGTTTCCTTACCTTAAATTCAAGGCCAAAGACAAGACAAATTGTGAGTCTGCACTCACTCTGCCTCTAATAGCAAACTGAACAGTGACAGAGGTTGTACCAACCAGAATCCCACAGAGTTCCAAGGAAAGTTACATACTTTTAACACATTCTGCAGACAAACATTTTAGATGAGTCTTTTGTCTCAGTAATTGCTGCCACACCCTGAAGAGTCTCCTGGTAGTTAATGAAGTCCATCCATTACAAACACTGAACTTCAATACCAAACAGGTTTCCACAGCATAAGCTTTCCAGTTTCAAGCAATATCCCTTCCTACTGCCATAAATTACACAAGAGCATTCAGGGACAAACTTGGTTATGTGCCACATGCATCTCTGGAAAGCTGGCATAATACATGAAAATGGAAGAGTTCTGAGGATGCCCAGCTCTACATTAACAAAGCAATGTAAGGAATTCCTTCCTATACAAAATAACCACAGGGAGAGTACTGTTGTATTACCACGTTCCTGCTTTAAGTGGAAATTAAACCACTACcagcttctgttttgtttcaagGATTAGCACATTAAAATCATGTTCTACTAGTGAAAGTAGAACTACACAGAAATAACTTTGGTGAGTACCTTGTTTTTGATGTCTGTTTATCCACCTCCCTTTTCCTAGGCTCATCCCATTCCCTTCCTTAAATGACATACATGGAAGTGCAGTAACCTAAGTCCTTGCCCTGCATCCACAATGGTGAATCAGCTTTACACAGCAACCAGGCTTTCCAGACCATCAGCCTGTGCAAGACAACCCTAAGGGCAGAGAGAAGTCAGCAAGCTGAACTTGGAAAGATACGATTTAAGAAAGGGgtgaaaaagaataattttgaggataacagacagaagaaaaaacaggaatCTGGAAATGACCAGAAAGATGCAAAGCAAGCAGAGCCATGAAGGAAGCAGTGAAGTGCAATGCAAACCTCAAGGATAatctggaaatacagaaaaaacagCTAAAACCTCAGTTGTTCACTTCTTGAAAGGTGCAATAATATGACTTAAGATTATAATACTTTATTAGATGATTCCTTATGAGTCATGTTCGAGGCAATATAAAACTTATCCCACAGTACAAGTGTTATCGTGAGCCCCTACAGCTTTTactcattttttcttctaaccACTTGCAAAGGTCAGGATCCTGCTCTGACACCCCAATTCCACATACCTGTTTGGAAGGTAGGATTTGCTCCAGGATACATGTTGGGGGAATAGGCAGGAGCAGCCGCTGCATAGCCCATTGGGAAGCCAGCTAGGAGAAAGAACACATCACAGTTATTTTCTAGACTGACTTTACTCTCAAAGTTCTCATTGCACATGCTTTAAGTGAGGCAAGCACTCTTCAATCATACCTCCTCAAATAAACACTGCAATCTTCCTCTCTTAAATCCCCTGAAGAAGAATGCTAAGTGAAGAGAACACCTATGGTTTCACAAGTCCATTCTCTCTTACACCTCTTTTCCAGCCATCTCTGTGGGCCAAGTAACTTTTAAGTTAGCTGGAAAACAAAGTTTTGTGTAACTGTCCTGCACTTCTCTCCCTGGTGTGATGTATGAATGATGacttaggattttagcttttgtatttttcatatatttgcaAGCCTGCAATTCTTTACTGTCTAACTCTAAGCTCCATATACTGTATTACCTACTGTCTTCATATTTACATCAGAaaaaacaattcctctccaggcctggcaatcaaaGACACCTCACTGACTCGGGCtctgagagatggaaacaaaattgAGTTGCGGGGGGAGCAAAGtgggggtaaatgacttcaagacctgaagctggaattggaagattaacccccaatatgcaaatgcaCCGAACttacaaaagtgtgaaaacctgtGAGCTGtggtccatttttgggtgtagcccctggggggTTTTGTCTGCCCTGAATATACCTGAAGGTccttcaataaatagaactgctttttattcccttaacAGTTTGGCTTCTGTTTTTAGGCATCACATACAATACTAATCTGAATGgacattttcacagaaatacatCCCTAGAAGTTAGAGTGACTCTGACTCTCCAGATCAGAGGCATCTCAAGTAGAACGTACAAAGCAGTAGCAGCCCAAATTGCTTGCTGAATTTGACACATATTTGCTACTATACTGGATATCAAATGAGCTCCCCATTTTCAGACACACACTGTGACAACAGTAATGAGTGATTCACAGAGGTACTGGCAAAATAACAGTGAAACACTTCTGTACCAGAGAACACTGTGATATACTCCTGTGTAAGGCACAACACTGCATTAGCAAAAACTTGTTACCTGAAAGACACATAGCTTCTTCAGATTAAGTAACATTTCTGAACTAATCATAGTTATTAGTTTTCCCAAGAACCTATTTACATTATTCAAATCTGTAAAACCAAGTAATGTCTGTATTGAGAAAGATACTAGAAAGATAGTAGAAAGAGCTACTACCACATTCTGCTCTCTGCTTATAAAGATTCCAGCTCCTTCAgataaaaggtaattaatatTTGCATACCCACTGTCAGACTCAGAGCTTAGTTTTAAACTGCTGTTCAAATGTGAAGGGTTTTTATTTCACTATGAATCCCAGAGTCCTCAGCAATTACTCCCAACAATTAGAATTACTTAGCTCAGGACTATATATGCTAGCCCAGTTTTGTAAAGCACTCTGTAAACATATCAAGTGACATACACTTGGCACTACTATGAGGTGGTCAGCATGGAGAAGACTAAGAAGAGCATTAGGCTTAAAAATCCAagttaaaaataacatattCAAGTTGTAACAACTTTTCAGAGTGTAAATAGCTCTTCAGTTTTCAAACTCACAAGCTGCTGGTGGAAAGCTTTAGTACAGCTTTACCTTACTCAAACACACTACAGATCTGCaacagtgtgtgtgtgaaacattttcagtcctttctttcttcacagCTTTAGCTGCACTGTGGAGCACTCTGATTTACTTAAGAAACAGGTCATTAGTGTAAAATGTAACTACAACAAGCAGCAGTTTTAGCTTCTACAAGGAACTTCCATCCATATGAGAACATTTGAATATTGATTTCTTGCTGCTGTAAAACTATCCAACAGCCTAAAATAGGTGTAGTATAATATAAACAGTTATTAAATATGCAGCAGCTTTAGAAACACATTGCCTTTCAGTATGCATTCCACCTACTGCTGTGTTCCTCACTTTCTATTATCATGCAACCCATGTAAATGCAATGATAACAAGTGGAGAATCTGCAGCTTTTAAATTAGGAGAAGCAAAGAAGGGGTTTTTAGTCatgcaacatttaaaaaaaaaggtcctaAAATGCAAGTCTACTTTCCATTTTAGGGAATGTGCTTTGTATTTATCCCACAGTCTTAAAACCTGGACCAGGCAGCAAATTATCTAATGGTGTAACACATTATTGACTAAGC is part of the Vidua chalybeata isolate OUT-0048 chromosome 10, bVidCha1 merged haplotype, whole genome shotgun sequence genome and harbors:
- the FAM168B gene encoding myelin-associated neurite-outgrowth inhibitor translates to MNPVYSPGSSGVPYANAKGIGYPAGFPMGYAAAAPAYSPNMYPGANPTFQTGYTPGTPYKVSCSPTSGAVPPYSSSPNPYQTAVYPVRSAYPQQNPYAQQGTYYTQPLYAAPPHVIHHTTVVQPNGMPATVYPAPIPPPRGNGVTMGMVAGTTMAMSAGTLLTTHSPTPVAPHPVTMPTYRAPGTPTYSYVPPQW